From a single Streptomyces sp. NBC_01264 genomic region:
- a CDS encoding phospholipase D-like domain-containing protein — translation MARIARTTSLVSTSALALTLSLLATASPASAADAPTPHLDSVEQTLRQVSPGLEGSIWERTSGNRLGSSEPGGADWLLQTPGCWGDATCADRPGSRRLLQKMRQDIADARQTVDISTLAPFPNGGYQEAIVDGLRESVRKGNRLKVRVLVGAAPLYHSTVIPSSYRDELLARLGPAAASGITLNVASMTTSKTAFSWNHSKLVVVDGSSVITGGINSWNDDYLDTTHPVNDVDLALSGPAAGSAGRYLDSLWDWTCRNKASWSAVWFAASPGADCMPSLPRPASPQGGGDVPALAVGGLGVGIRQKDPASPFRPVLPTAGDTKCGIGLHDYTNADRDYDTVNPEESALRALVSSANSHIEISQQDVHATCPPLPRYDVRLYDALAAKLVSGVKVRIVVSDPANRGTIGSGGYSQIKSLSEVSDALRGRVTALTGDGARARTALCENLQLATFRASDAPTWADGKPYAQHHKLVSVDDAAFYIGSKNLYPSWLQDFGYVIESPAAAAQLKSDLLDPQWRYSRTTATYDHTRGLCQD, via the coding sequence TTGGCACGCATCGCCCGGACGACCTCCCTCGTCTCCACATCCGCCCTCGCACTCACCCTCTCCCTCCTCGCCACCGCCTCCCCCGCGTCCGCCGCGGACGCGCCCACACCACACCTGGACTCCGTCGAGCAGACCTTGCGTCAGGTCTCGCCGGGCCTGGAGGGCTCCATCTGGGAACGCACTTCCGGCAACCGGCTCGGCTCGTCCGAGCCCGGGGGCGCCGACTGGCTGCTCCAGACGCCCGGCTGCTGGGGCGACGCCACGTGCGCCGACCGGCCCGGATCGCGCCGTCTTCTGCAGAAGATGCGCCAGGACATCGCCGACGCCCGGCAGACGGTGGACATATCGACACTGGCGCCCTTCCCCAACGGGGGTTACCAGGAGGCGATCGTCGACGGCCTGAGGGAATCGGTCCGGAAGGGCAACCGGCTGAAGGTGCGCGTCCTGGTGGGCGCCGCACCCCTCTACCACTCCACCGTGATCCCGTCGTCCTACCGGGACGAACTGCTCGCGCGGCTGGGCCCCGCCGCCGCGAGCGGCATCACCCTCAACGTGGCCTCGATGACCACCTCGAAGACCGCCTTCTCCTGGAACCACTCCAAGCTCGTGGTGGTGGACGGCAGTTCGGTCATCACCGGTGGCATCAACAGCTGGAACGACGACTACCTGGACACCACCCACCCGGTGAATGACGTCGACCTCGCGCTCTCCGGGCCCGCGGCGGGCTCGGCCGGCCGCTACCTCGACTCCCTGTGGGACTGGACCTGCCGGAACAAGGCCAGCTGGAGCGCGGTCTGGTTCGCCGCCTCACCCGGCGCGGACTGCATGCCCTCCCTGCCCCGGCCCGCCTCGCCGCAGGGCGGGGGCGACGTGCCCGCGCTCGCCGTCGGCGGACTCGGCGTGGGCATCCGTCAGAAGGACCCCGCCTCCCCGTTCCGCCCGGTCCTGCCGACGGCCGGTGACACCAAGTGCGGTATCGGCCTGCACGACTACACCAACGCCGACCGGGACTACGACACCGTCAACCCGGAGGAGAGTGCCCTGCGCGCCCTGGTCTCCAGCGCGAACTCGCACATCGAGATCTCCCAGCAGGACGTGCACGCCACCTGCCCGCCGCTCCCCCGCTACGACGTACGCCTCTACGACGCCCTCGCCGCGAAGCTCGTCTCCGGCGTGAAGGTCCGCATCGTCGTGAGCGATCCGGCGAACCGCGGCACGATCGGCAGCGGCGGCTACTCACAGATCAAGTCCCTCTCCGAAGTGAGCGACGCCCTGCGCGGCCGGGTGACGGCCCTGACAGGTGACGGCGCCCGGGCACGGACAGCCCTGTGCGAGAACCTCCAGTTGGCCACGTTCCGGGCCTCCGACGCGCCGACCTGGGCCGACGGCAAGCCGTACGCCCAGCACCACAAGCTCGTCTCGGTCGACGACGCGGCCTTCTACATCGGCTCCAAGAACCTCTACCCCTCCTGGCTGCAGGACTTCGGCTACGTCATCGAGAGCCCGGCCGCGGCCGCGCAGCTCAAGAGCGACCTGCTGGACCCGCAGTGGCGCTACTCCCGGACCACCGCGACGTACGACCACACCCGCGGCCTCTGCCAGGACTGA
- a CDS encoding ubiquinol-cytochrome c reductase iron-sulfur subunit — protein MYRPLALLLAFYLCVAGVCAVATTPWSGGAGPAPSSAAALVTPGPPTRSGAAPSTTSPSTAPTVPAVWTRSTLRNYLVAEAIEKDPGVALADLERITVKSPYANAFCHPIAHDLGRSALTKYHGDFTKAVNFLNDVCGSGYLHGVVEEKLQEMPNPVTAVTTLCGPEQTRSCIHGVGHGTMFVSHLDVAAAEKMCDRFPKAYQVTACSEGIFMQLFEPDEGDPTALAKLPVDKLADEPLGNDLIYLVAWLPLMLVGTPHLSLDALTARRGRPTAGAAGARLHVRRHLLLDGAIATLAVAGATLLTGAAAARSRPRTSAAPTDAPAPAPAPSASAGPSGPGFAAASVPVGGALRVSAPGSGDPVYVQQPKPGEYTALSGLCTHSGCTVNPPKDGRFLCPCHNSSFDAATGAVLQGPATQALARFGITRTGDQLRLQPGEDPTD, from the coding sequence ATGTACCGACCGCTCGCTCTGCTCCTGGCGTTCTACCTGTGCGTGGCGGGAGTCTGTGCCGTGGCCACCACTCCCTGGTCGGGCGGCGCCGGTCCGGCTCCGTCGTCGGCGGCGGCCTTGGTGACGCCCGGGCCGCCGACCCGGTCGGGCGCCGCACCTTCCACCACGTCGCCTTCAACTGCCCCCACCGTTCCGGCGGTATGGACACGGAGCACCCTGCGCAACTACCTGGTCGCCGAGGCCATCGAGAAGGATCCGGGAGTCGCACTCGCCGACCTGGAACGGATCACCGTCAAGTCCCCCTATGCGAACGCCTTCTGTCACCCCATCGCCCACGACCTCGGACGCTCCGCGCTGACGAAGTACCACGGAGACTTCACCAAGGCGGTGAACTTCCTCAACGACGTCTGCGGCTCCGGCTACCTGCACGGGGTGGTGGAGGAGAAACTGCAGGAGATGCCGAATCCGGTCACTGCCGTCACCACCCTGTGCGGCCCCGAGCAGACCAGGTCCTGCATCCATGGCGTAGGCCACGGCACGATGTTCGTGTCGCACCTGGACGTCGCGGCCGCCGAGAAGATGTGCGACCGCTTCCCCAAGGCCTACCAGGTGACGGCGTGCTCCGAGGGCATCTTCATGCAGCTGTTCGAGCCGGACGAGGGCGACCCCACCGCTCTGGCCAAGCTCCCGGTCGACAAGCTGGCCGACGAGCCCCTGGGCAATGACCTGATCTACCTGGTGGCCTGGCTGCCGCTGATGCTCGTAGGGACGCCCCACCTCTCCCTGGACGCGCTGACGGCCCGCCGCGGCCGCCCGACGGCCGGCGCCGCGGGCGCCCGTCTCCACGTCCGCCGCCACCTCCTGCTGGACGGTGCCATCGCCACCCTGGCCGTCGCCGGAGCGACCCTGCTGACCGGAGCGGCGGCGGCCCGCAGCCGCCCGCGCACCAGCGCGGCGCCGACAGACGCCCCCGCTCCCGCCCCCGCGCCCTCGGCCTCCGCCGGGCCCTCGGGCCCCGGGTTCGCCGCCGCGTCGGTTCCGGTGGGCGGTGCGCTACGGGTCTCCGCGCCGGGGAGCGGAGACCCGGTCTACGTGCAGCAGCCGAAACCGGGGGAGTACACCGCCCTGTCCGGGCTCTGCACCCACTCGGGCTGCACCGTGAACCCGCCCAAGGACGGCCGCTTCCTCTGCCCCTGCCACAACTCCTCCTTCGACGCCGCCACCGGCGCCGTCCTGCAGGGTCCGGCCACCCAGGCCCTGGCCCGGTTCGGCATCACCCGCACCGGTGACCAGTTGCGCCTGCAGCCGGGCGAGGATCCCACGGACTGA
- a CDS encoding response regulator transcription factor: MIRLLLAEDQGMMRGALALLLGLEEDIEVVAQVGAGDEIVPAALATRPDVALLDIELPGRSGLDAAADLRRECPGCRVLILTTFGRPGYLRRAMDAGAAGFLVKDGPVEELAEAVRRVLAGETVIDPALAAAALSAGPNPLTPREVDVLSASVDGATVADIAARIHLSESTVRNYLSSAIGKTGTRNRMEAVRAARRQGWL; encoded by the coding sequence ATGATCAGGCTCCTGCTGGCCGAGGACCAGGGCATGATGCGCGGCGCCCTGGCCCTGCTGCTCGGGCTGGAGGAGGACATCGAGGTCGTGGCGCAGGTCGGAGCCGGGGACGAGATCGTGCCCGCCGCCCTGGCGACCCGGCCCGACGTGGCCCTGCTCGACATCGAACTCCCGGGCCGCAGCGGGCTCGACGCGGCGGCGGACCTGCGCCGCGAGTGCCCCGGCTGCCGGGTGCTGATCCTGACCACCTTCGGCCGGCCCGGCTATCTGCGCCGGGCGATGGACGCGGGGGCGGCCGGCTTCCTGGTGAAGGACGGGCCGGTCGAGGAACTGGCCGAGGCGGTACGCCGCGTGCTCGCCGGGGAGACCGTGATCGACCCCGCGCTCGCGGCCGCGGCCCTCAGCGCGGGCCCGAACCCACTGACCCCGCGAGAGGTGGACGTGCTCAGCGCCTCCGTGGACGGTGCCACCGTCGCCGACATCGCGGCGAGGATCCACCTGTCGGAGTCGACCGTACGCAACTACCTGTCCTCGGCGATCGGCAAGACCGGAACCCGCAACCGCATGGAGGCCGTCCGCGCCGCGCGCCGCCAGGGCTGGCTCTAG
- a CDS encoding carotenoid oxygenase family protein, with protein MNTHTPPRFDPTRVPHLLGAFAPVSEEVDVADLEVTGEIPSALDGLYLRNGPNPRFTPIGSYLYPIDGDGMLHGVWLSQGRARYRNRFVRTHALLAEERAGRALWGGLESMIMPDADQVGPELAGTFRDMPDINVVRHGGRLLALAESACPYRIGAGLETLGREDFGGALPVGITAHPKIDPVTGEMVVFCYGLEAPYLTWSVIGRDGAVTRGPTPVGGVDEPMMIHDMALTERYAVIVLAPAFFDLPAAMAGGSFLAWRPERGTRVVLVPRDGGPPRWAADEAFWLWHTVNAYDDGPGPDAPVVLDYVQWSRLTVGSEPEPGATPASGGLVRARIDPVAGTMVRTLLDDARVEFPRIDDRRIGRRHRYAALATETGRTDLLPGEYDAVRFHDTETGTARVWDAGDLSVGEPVFAPVPGRDSEEEGYWLTFATDRTDGSAWFLVVPAQDPASGPVARAPIPVRVPLGLHGCWLPTAGG; from the coding sequence GTGAACACGCACACGCCGCCGCGCTTCGACCCCACCCGGGTTCCCCACCTGCTGGGCGCATTCGCGCCGGTCAGCGAGGAGGTGGACGTCGCCGACCTCGAAGTGACCGGTGAGATCCCGTCGGCGCTGGACGGGCTGTACCTGCGCAACGGCCCCAATCCGCGTTTCACCCCGATCGGCTCGTACCTATACCCCATCGACGGGGACGGCATGCTCCACGGGGTCTGGCTCTCGCAGGGGCGCGCCCGCTACCGCAACCGCTTCGTACGCACCCACGCGCTCCTGGCCGAGGAACGGGCCGGCCGGGCCCTGTGGGGCGGCCTGGAGTCGATGATCATGCCGGACGCCGACCAGGTCGGGCCCGAACTGGCGGGCACTTTCAGGGACATGCCCGATATCAACGTCGTACGGCACGGCGGCCGGCTCCTGGCCCTCGCCGAGTCCGCGTGCCCGTACCGGATCGGCGCCGGCCTGGAGACGCTCGGCCGGGAAGACTTCGGTGGCGCCCTGCCGGTGGGCATCACGGCCCACCCCAAGATCGATCCGGTCACCGGCGAGATGGTCGTCTTCTGTTACGGCCTGGAGGCGCCGTACCTGACCTGGTCGGTCATCGGCCGCGACGGCGCGGTCACGCGCGGTCCCACACCGGTCGGCGGAGTGGACGAGCCGATGATGATCCACGACATGGCCCTGACCGAGCGCTACGCGGTCATCGTCCTCGCGCCCGCCTTCTTCGACCTCCCCGCCGCCATGGCGGGCGGCTCGTTCCTCGCCTGGCGGCCCGAGCGCGGGACCCGCGTGGTCCTCGTCCCGCGCGACGGCGGGCCGCCGCGCTGGGCCGCCGACGAGGCGTTCTGGCTCTGGCACACCGTGAACGCGTACGACGACGGGCCCGGCCCGGATGCCCCGGTGGTCCTGGACTACGTGCAGTGGAGCCGGCTGACCGTCGGCTCAGAACCGGAGCCCGGTGCGACCCCCGCGAGCGGCGGACTCGTACGGGCACGCATCGACCCGGTGGCGGGCACCATGGTCCGGACCCTGCTGGACGACGCCCGGGTCGAGTTCCCCCGCATCGACGACCGGCGCATCGGCCGGCGCCACCGCTACGCCGCACTGGCCACCGAGACCGGCCGGACGGACCTGCTGCCCGGCGAGTACGACGCCGTGCGGTTCCACGACACCGAGACCGGTACCGCCCGCGTCTGGGATGCCGGGGACCTGTCCGTCGGGGAGCCGGTCTTCGCACCGGTGCCGGGGCGGGACTCCGAGGAGGAGGGCTACTGGCTGACGTTCGCCACCGACCGCACCGACGGGTCCGCGTGGTTCCTGGTCGTCCCGGCCCAGGACCCCGCCTCGGGCCCCGTGGCCCGCGCCCCCATTCCCGTCCGGGTCCCGCTCGGCCTGCACGGCTGCTGGCTCCCGACGGCCGGTGGCTGA
- a CDS encoding sensor histidine kinase: MGNKRERRGSGPIGVSGGLTLLPWLLLGMGAFSNILQGRTPNPVIGGAGLLIFNSLYISVVFRAFHKRSREAASTRWCLVVMGLVTCGLALGYGGSWLTFFPLLGLATGAVLRGRTLGVAVIGLSAVGGAIAVYHDGWGAVGVVYGTFLSGMVTAAILALSETVRELRETRQELARAAVEQERLRFSRDLHDLLGHTLSVIVVKSEAARRLAPRDLDAALAQVADIESVGRQALVEIREAVTGYREASLAGELDRARGVLTAAGIEPVVRQSGPPLPARTAALLGWVVRESVTNAIRHSGATRCEIEVRGAAERVRLVITDDGGAGVGSDPPDDGPKSGDPKSGGPPGGGPAGSGLKGLAERLAAAGGTLGSGPAPGGRGFRVTAELPVDEDSVRPVAELEGEGR, encoded by the coding sequence ATGGGGAACAAGCGCGAGCGGCGCGGGTCCGGACCGATCGGGGTGTCCGGCGGGCTCACCCTGCTGCCCTGGCTCCTGCTGGGCATGGGGGCCTTCTCCAACATCCTGCAGGGCAGGACGCCGAACCCGGTGATCGGCGGCGCCGGCCTGCTGATCTTCAACTCCCTGTACATCAGCGTGGTGTTCCGCGCCTTCCACAAGCGGTCGCGGGAGGCCGCGAGCACCCGTTGGTGCCTGGTCGTCATGGGTCTGGTCACCTGCGGACTCGCCCTCGGCTACGGCGGCAGCTGGCTCACCTTCTTCCCCCTGCTGGGCCTCGCCACCGGAGCCGTGCTCCGGGGCCGGACGCTCGGGGTGGCCGTCATCGGACTCAGCGCCGTGGGCGGGGCGATCGCCGTGTACCACGACGGCTGGGGAGCGGTCGGCGTCGTTTACGGGACCTTCCTGTCCGGCATGGTCACCGCGGCCATCCTCGCCCTGTCGGAGACCGTACGGGAACTGCGCGAGACCCGGCAGGAGCTGGCCCGGGCGGCGGTGGAACAGGAGCGGCTGCGCTTCTCCCGGGACCTGCACGATCTGCTCGGCCACACCCTGTCGGTGATCGTCGTGAAGTCGGAGGCGGCCCGCCGGCTCGCGCCCCGCGACCTTGACGCTGCCCTCGCCCAGGTCGCGGACATCGAGTCCGTCGGGCGCCAGGCCCTGGTCGAGATCCGGGAGGCCGTCACCGGCTACCGCGAGGCGAGCCTGGCCGGCGAGCTCGACCGGGCCCGGGGCGTACTGACCGCCGCCGGAATCGAGCCCGTCGTACGGCAGTCGGGACCGCCGCTGCCCGCGCGGACGGCGGCGCTGCTCGGGTGGGTGGTGCGCGAGTCCGTGACCAACGCGATCCGGCACAGCGGTGCGACCCGCTGCGAGATCGAGGTGCGGGGCGCGGCGGAGCGGGTCCGGCTGGTGATCACGGACGACGGGGGCGCAGGCGTAGGCTCGGACCCGCCGGACGATGGTCCGAAGAGTGGTGATCCGAAGAGTGGTGGTCCGCCCGGCGGTGGTCCGGCGGGCAGCGGTCTGAAAGGACTCGCCGAACGGCTCGCCGCGGCCGGCGGCACCCTGGGCAGCGGCCCGGCCCCGGGCGGCCGGGGCTTCCGGGTCACCGCCGAACTCCCGGTGGACGAGGACTCCGTACGACCGGTGGCCGAACTGGAAGGGGAGGGCCGATGA
- a CDS encoding ABC transporter ATP-binding protein: MTQTTLKTAGAGQGEEATAAVRFRHVAKSFGTVRAVAELDLDIRRGETVALLGRNGAGKSTAISLLLGLNEPDAGGVRLFGDRPERAVRAGRVGAMLQEGRPVPRLTVRELVGFVARTYPAPMPVAEALGLAGLTEVAGRRADRLSGGQAQRVRFAVALAGNPELLVLDEPTAALDVEARRAFWESMRAYARRGNTVLFSTHYLEEADAHADRILVLDRGRLVADDTGDGLRRAAGGSVVALDLAGRSTGELAGLPGVIAVEVRGERARLRTSDPDATVVALVHRGDVRGLEVTGASLEDAFLALTSCEADAEATPAERVR; this comes from the coding sequence ATGACGCAGACGACGCTCAAGACGGCGGGGGCAGGGCAGGGGGAAGAGGCGACGGCCGCGGTGCGGTTCCGGCACGTAGCCAAGTCCTTCGGGACCGTACGGGCCGTGGCCGAGCTCGACCTCGACATCCGGCGCGGCGAGACCGTCGCCCTGCTCGGCCGCAACGGCGCCGGGAAGTCCACCGCCATCAGCCTGCTGCTCGGGCTGAACGAGCCCGACGCGGGCGGCGTGCGCCTCTTCGGGGACCGTCCCGAGCGGGCTGTACGGGCCGGCCGGGTCGGCGCGATGCTCCAGGAGGGGCGCCCCGTGCCACGGCTCACCGTGCGGGAGCTCGTCGGCTTCGTCGCCCGGACCTATCCCGCCCCGATGCCCGTCGCCGAGGCCCTCGGCCTGGCCGGGCTCACGGAGGTCGCCGGCCGCCGCGCCGACCGGCTCTCCGGCGGTCAGGCCCAGCGGGTCCGCTTCGCCGTCGCCCTCGCGGGCAACCCCGAGCTGCTCGTCCTCGACGAGCCGACCGCCGCCCTCGACGTCGAGGCCCGGCGCGCCTTCTGGGAGTCCATGCGGGCCTACGCCCGGCGCGGCAACACCGTCCTGTTCTCCACGCACTACCTGGAGGAGGCCGACGCCCACGCCGACCGCATCCTGGTCCTGGACCGGGGCCGCCTGGTCGCCGACGACACCGGTGACGGGCTCCGGCGCGCCGCCGGCGGCTCCGTGGTCGCCCTCGACCTGGCCGGCCGCTCCACCGGGGAGCTGGCCGGGCTGCCGGGGGTGATCGCCGTAGAGGTGCGCGGGGAGCGCGCGAGGCTGCGTACGAGCGACCCTGACGCCACCGTCGTCGCCCTCGTGCACCGGGGCGACGTTCGTGGACTGGAGGTCACCGGCGCCTCCCTCGAAGACGCCTTCCTCGCCCTGACCAGCTGCGAGGCCGACGCCGAAGCCACCCCCGCGGAGCGTGTCCGATGA
- a CDS encoding ABC transporter permease yields the protein MTAYVRLEVRRALRDTGFVVFGIGMPVVMYLLFTNLGTDAAEWKTASMVAMAAYGALGAALSTGTGIAEDKGAGWLRQLRVTPMTPRQVVAGRALTGSVVVLPAIAAVLAAGALVNGVRLDAWQWAAVALALWLGALPFTLLGMGNGYRLTAQTTGLANVACNLLLSIVGGLWFPVELFPHWLRSLSALTPTHRFAEIGQSLAAGAAPAAAAVAVIAAWALLFGSYAVLSYRRSARTV from the coding sequence GTGACGGCGTACGTCCGCCTCGAAGTCCGCCGCGCCCTGCGCGACACCGGATTCGTCGTCTTCGGCATCGGCATGCCGGTGGTGATGTACCTCCTCTTCACCAACCTCGGGACCGACGCCGCCGAGTGGAAGACCGCCTCCATGGTCGCCATGGCTGCCTACGGGGCCCTGGGCGCGGCCCTGTCGACCGGCACGGGCATCGCGGAGGACAAGGGCGCCGGCTGGCTGCGCCAGCTGCGGGTCACCCCGATGACCCCGCGCCAGGTGGTGGCTGGCCGGGCGCTGACCGGTTCGGTGGTCGTGCTGCCCGCCATCGCCGCCGTGCTCGCGGCGGGCGCGCTCGTCAACGGGGTCCGTCTGGACGCCTGGCAGTGGGCGGCCGTCGCCCTCGCGCTCTGGCTCGGTGCCTTGCCGTTCACCCTGCTCGGCATGGGCAACGGCTACCGCCTCACCGCCCAGACCACCGGCCTCGCCAACGTGGCCTGCAACCTGCTGCTGTCCATCGTCGGCGGCCTCTGGTTCCCGGTCGAGCTGTTCCCGCACTGGCTGCGCTCCCTCTCCGCCCTCACCCCCACCCACCGCTTCGCGGAGATCGGGCAGTCCCTCGCCGCCGGCGCGGCTCCCGCCGCCGCGGCGGTGGCGGTGATCGCGGCCTGGGCGCTGCTGTTCGGTTCCTACGCGGTCCTCTCGTACCGTCGGTCCGCGAGGACGGTGTAG
- a CDS encoding N(5)-(carboxyethyl)ornithine synthase: protein MQQLKLGIMSQTRKENEYRLPIHPAHFERIDADLQPSIYLQTGYGEHFGVSDEQLAPWVAGFRSREDLITECDVILLAKPLHEDLADLRDGQVLWGWPHCVQDEKVTQAAIDRKLTVIAFEAMNHWTRDGGFSLHVFHKNNELAGYSSVLHAMQLTGATGDYGRRRRAVVIGFGATARGAVTALSALGVHDVDVLTARGIAAVSSPIHSARIVHFDHDVADDTLDPRRSIVVTEDGPEPLADFLAGHDIIVNCVLQDTAAPLMFLIEEDLSKLLPGTLVIDVSCDEGMGFAWARPTTFTAPMFTVGDQVHYYAVDHSPSYLWDAATWENSEALIPFLRSVLEGPAGWDDDHTIRRAIEIRGGTVQNPAVLAFQQRAAEYPHALL from the coding sequence TTGCAGCAGCTCAAGCTCGGAATCATGTCGCAGACACGCAAAGAGAACGAGTACCGTCTGCCGATCCACCCAGCACACTTCGAACGCATCGATGCCGACCTCCAGCCCAGCATCTACCTGCAGACCGGCTACGGCGAACACTTCGGTGTCTCGGACGAACAGCTCGCTCCATGGGTCGCCGGTTTCCGCTCGCGCGAGGACCTGATCACGGAGTGCGACGTCATCCTGCTGGCCAAACCGCTGCACGAAGACCTCGCGGACCTGCGGGACGGGCAGGTGCTGTGGGGGTGGCCGCACTGCGTGCAGGACGAGAAGGTCACGCAGGCCGCCATCGACCGCAAGCTCACGGTGATCGCCTTCGAGGCGATGAACCACTGGACCCGGGACGGCGGATTCAGCCTGCACGTCTTCCACAAGAACAACGAACTGGCCGGCTACTCGTCGGTGCTCCACGCCATGCAGCTGACCGGGGCGACCGGTGACTACGGGCGGCGCCGGCGTGCGGTGGTGATCGGCTTCGGCGCCACCGCCCGCGGCGCGGTAACCGCGCTCAGCGCGCTGGGCGTTCACGATGTGGACGTGCTGACCGCGCGCGGCATCGCCGCCGTCAGCTCACCGATCCACTCGGCACGGATCGTGCACTTCGACCACGACGTCGCCGACGACACCCTCGACCCGCGGCGCAGCATCGTGGTCACGGAGGACGGCCCGGAGCCGCTGGCCGACTTCCTCGCCGGGCACGACATCATCGTCAACTGCGTGCTGCAGGACACGGCGGCGCCGCTGATGTTCCTGATAGAGGAGGACCTGTCGAAGCTCCTGCCCGGCACCCTCGTCATCGACGTCTCCTGCGACGAGGGCATGGGTTTCGCCTGGGCCCGGCCCACCACCTTCACCGCGCCGATGTTCACCGTCGGTGACCAGGTCCACTACTACGCCGTGGATCACAGCCCCTCCTACCTGTGGGACGCGGCCACCTGGGAGAACAGCGAGGCGCTGATTCCCTTCCTGCGGTCGGTCCTGGAAGGGCCGGCCGGCTGGGACGACGACCACACCATTCGCCGAGCGATCGAGATCCGCGGCGGCACCGTCCAGAACCCCGCGGTCCTGGCCTTCCAGCAGCGAGCCGCGGAGTACCCGCACGCGCTGCTCTGA
- a CDS encoding sensor histidine kinase, whose product MPPTKTPPPPGTAPSPEAEARPVPGQDPRVRWALTLAVVVVGAVTIRPMGFSGRGLAVAVLFVVSAAALLGRGLPENAATRRFAPVWLTGGVIAAAALIGLSSSGSGYLFAFFLSGHIGYRLETKWALALAGLCSVLCAGAISLDLGGHQPLPWLLGLATGAPVLVGILNRSQRQAVLAVIAASESAERAARAEARTAVLSERGRIARDVHDVLAHSLAGINMQLELTDALIDTGDLEKVREANAKAHALVQESLKQAQWTVHALREDALPLVESLTAMVESSGRHARLTVTGTARELPTRVTQNLLRIDQEALTNAARHAPGGAVGVDLGFAAASTTLRIHNGPGTRPATAGPGSGMGLIGMRERVALLNGTVTAGPVTEGPDRGGWHVEAVIPG is encoded by the coding sequence ATGCCCCCGACGAAGACCCCTCCGCCTCCGGGAACGGCACCGTCCCCGGAGGCGGAGGCGCGTCCGGTTCCCGGACAGGACCCCAGGGTCCGGTGGGCACTGACCTTGGCGGTCGTGGTCGTCGGAGCCGTGACGATCCGGCCCATGGGCTTCAGCGGCCGGGGGCTGGCCGTCGCCGTACTCTTCGTGGTCAGCGCGGCCGCCCTGTTGGGCCGGGGTCTGCCCGAGAACGCGGCGACCCGGCGGTTCGCCCCCGTCTGGCTGACCGGCGGTGTCATCGCCGCGGCCGCCCTGATCGGCCTCAGCAGCAGCGGTTCGGGCTATCTCTTCGCGTTCTTCCTTTCCGGTCACATCGGATACCGGCTGGAGACCAAGTGGGCCCTGGCGCTCGCGGGACTCTGCAGCGTGCTCTGCGCCGGCGCCATCTCTCTCGATCTCGGGGGGCATCAGCCGTTGCCGTGGCTGCTCGGCCTGGCCACCGGCGCCCCGGTCCTGGTCGGCATCCTCAACCGCAGCCAGCGTCAGGCGGTCCTGGCGGTGATCGCGGCGTCCGAGTCCGCCGAACGCGCCGCCCGGGCCGAGGCGCGGACGGCCGTGCTCAGCGAACGGGGCCGGATCGCCCGGGACGTGCACGACGTACTGGCGCACTCGCTGGCCGGGATCAACATGCAGCTGGAACTGACCGACGCGTTGATCGACACCGGTGACCTGGAGAAGGTCCGGGAAGCCAACGCCAAAGCCCACGCCCTGGTCCAGGAGAGCCTCAAGCAGGCGCAGTGGACCGTACACGCGCTGCGCGAGGACGCGTTGCCGCTCGTGGAGAGCTTGACCGCGATGGTCGAATCCTCGGGCCGCCACGCCCGCCTCACCGTCACCGGTACGGCCCGTGAACTCCCCACCCGAGTGACCCAGAACCTGCTGCGGATCGACCAGGAGGCGCTGACCAACGCGGCCCGGCACGCGCCGGGGGGCGCCGTCGGTGTGGATCTGGGGTTCGCCGCCGCATCGACGACGCTGAGGATCCACAACGGCCCCGGCACCCGCCCCGCGACCGCGGGGCCCGGCAGCGGGATGGGCCTGATCGGAATGCGCGAACGCGTCGCCCTACTGAATGGAACCGTCACCGCGGGCCCGGTCACCGAAGGGCCGGACCGGGGCGGATGGCACGTGGAGGCAGTGATCCCGGGATGA